CACGGCGAGCTGCTCCCATCGGTCTTCGCCATCCGGCAGTGCGAAGAAGGCGTCCCGGTACCGTTCGAGCAACGCCTTGCGACGAGCCATGCCGTCGGGACTCAAGTCATCCCACAAGTGGTCTCTGCCGGCGATGCCGGCGTACGTACAGGCAATCGGGGACAGTTCGAGGAGTTCGTCGAGCAGTTCGTCGCAGAGAGTGAAAGCATCCATGGCCCGGATGGTAAAGAGCGGATCGGCCGCGTCGATATTCAGACGAGCGCGTTTGCCTGTGCGACTCTTCCGAGCCACCGCGCGCTTGGTTTGACGGACCGCTGCTGGGTTCCACGGTCGACACCGATGAGCCCGAACGTCGGTCCGTAACCCAGCGCCCATTCGAAGTTGTCGAGTGCGCTCCAGTACGTGTAACCGAGTACTTCGATCCCGTCTTCGATGCACCGGTGTACCCCTTCGAGAGCTCGTCGAACGAACTCGATTCGACGCCGATCGTCGGTTGTCGCGATGCCGTTCTCGGTGACGAACACCGCAAGCCCGGTCATTTCGGCCGCCCTACGGATCGTCGCTTCCAACGCCTGAGGACGGAACTCATATCCCATGAGCGTCAGCTCCGCGTCCGTGTCGGGTCCGAGGTAGCCCGCCGGTGAGACCCGGTTGCGGGAATACGTCTGCACCCCGATGAAATCGTCGGCGCTCGTTGCTTCGAGGAATACGTCCTCCATCGGACCCCTCAACTCGTCGAGCGTCTCCTCGCCGCCATCGACAGCCGTCCACTCCGACATAGCGAGGGTGAGCCCGACCCGACAGCCGGGCGCAGCCCGGCGGATGGCGGCCGCCGCCTTGTGATGACCATCGATCAGCACGCCGTTTGCACGCTCACGGGCGCCGGCATCCTGAAGGCCCGGAGGAAACACCCCCGTGAGGAATCCCATCGTCGCGACGATGTTCGGCTCATTGATCGTGCAGGCCATCGACAGCCGCTCGGAG
This genomic stretch from Gammaproteobacteria bacterium harbors:
- a CDS encoding family 1 glycosylhydrolase, which produces MSSIEFRQGFLWGTATAAHQVEGGNWNNDWWAWEHNPASPCVEPSGDAVDHYHRYREDLSLLADLGFTTYRFSLEWSRLEPECGEFSFAALNHYRRVIEACRDVGLQPVVTFHHFTTPRWVVARGGWGNPDTADWFARFAGWAAEGLSERLSMACTINEPNIVATMGFLTGVFPPGLQDAGARERANGVLIDGHHKAAAAIRRAAPGCRVGLTLAMSEWTAVDGGEETLDELRGPMEDVFLEATSADDFIGVQTYSRNRVSPAGYLGPDTDAELTLMGYEFRPQALEATIRRAAEMTGLAVFVTENGIATTDDRRRIEFVRRALEGVHRCIEDGIEVLGYTYWSALDNFEWALGYGPTFGLIGVDRGTQQRSVKPSARWLGRVAQANALV